A stretch of DNA from Acanthochromis polyacanthus isolate Apoly-LR-REF ecotype Palm Island chromosome 21, KAUST_Apoly_ChrSc, whole genome shotgun sequence:
GACGTTGAGTGTTTCCAGTAGCGCTGTATTTTTCTACCTAAGCTTGTGCAACGGCCAGCAGCATCCTGGGCCAACACTGAGCCAGGTTTGATCTAATACGGATCTTTGAGGTGGACGTCCTCTGGACCATCCTGAAACACACCTCACCTCGTCCATCCacctccttcctctttggtctgatTCAGCATGCTGCCTCTGAGGATGCTGGGCATTGGCCTGCTCATGCTTTCACTGTGTGGTGAGTGATAATGACGCTCTACAATGGGTCTGCAttgattttaaatgttgtaTGCTATTTTATTCCACATCTAGAGATAAATACGTGGTTAGTTTTGTTGCTTGCTTTTAGTTTCACTTGCTCCTTGTGTTGCCCGCCATGGAACCCACAGAGCCGGAtgctagaaaataaaatgatagaaaacattttcctttttgtgtgacttttagaGGAATGTAAAGGAAGACAACATGCTGAAAACTGTCATGGACATAACATTTGGCTTTTTAACAGAGTAAAATGGAACAGGCAAAAGAATAAACTTGAAATATGAATTTGGGAGCGGTAGGTGGCATCATGCTTgaggtgttaaaaaaaaacaaaaaaaacttccgCTGTAATATCACTTGACAATAAAAATCGCATTGAGTAGGTGTGGTGATGGACTGCATATAAACATGAGGatcacacaattttttttaaaagttaaaatctaataaccccccccccccaaaaaaaaaaaaaagaaagaaaaaaggtatATGTAACTTCTTACTTTCTGCTGAGAATGTGAGTATTAGTGATAGTTTTAATGGAGCAATGGTAAAGTCTGGTGAGACAAGATAGCAGATTTGGCGGTTTAGCTCCCTTATTACTGGAAACTGTCTGAACATGACAGCGTGCTGCGGCCATAAATCAAGCATAAGTGAGCACAAGCACGAGTGAGCCACCAGAGTGCAGCAGAGTCTGTTTTAAATAACTCTTCGTCTGTCCACAGATGCAGACACTGCATGCCCTGAAAAGCTCAGCCTGGATCCTCCTGAGATCATAGAAGAATATGGAACTGAAGTCTTTGTAAACTGTACCAGCACTGTTGAGCATAATGGGATGTACTGGATAGTTAGAAATAAAAGCTTTGACATCGAGCTGGAAGAAAACGTTACTGGCCAATCAGTGTTCCTGTCAGACTGGGATGTGACAGCAGAGTGCAAAATAATGTTgaaggaatctcatgagtgcagCAAAGAGCTTGAAATGACTATTTACAGTAAGTGTAATTTCAAATGAATACAGTGCATTTGAAAGAATAATCATAGAAAATGTGTTCATGTtcctgacttttgtcatttttgtcaacaGAGAATCCAGAAGTCATTCATTCGATAAACCTTGTGAGTGCAACACCAAAAGAGACACACTACGACCTGGATTGTGATACCATCAACGTTGCTCCTGTTCAGAACCTCACTGTGAAGTGGTACAAAAACGATGAACTCTTAGACACAAACTTTTTTAAGGACGAGACCAAAACACCAGTGAATGTGTCTTCTCCCCTCTTAATCACCGTCAACAGAGGGGAAGAAGTTCAGATGAGGTGTGAGGCTCAGCTGAACTTTGTGACACATGGTCTCCAGCTTCCTGTTATTTCTCAAACATTCAATCTTTCGGCACAATGTAAGTACACAACCTGTTGTATTCAGTTTAgatcccaaaaaacaaaacttggtTTATTCATCTATGTatttgaataataaaaaaaatctatatttgtAACTTTAGATCCTCCTGAGCTCAATCCAGAAGAAGAAACTGTGTCCATCTTTGTACTTCAGGATGATGATATTACCCTGAACTGTCCAGCTGAGGGGAACCCACCGCCTGTCTTTCGTTGGACCTATGATGGGATGACTATGGCAGAGAGCTCAAACACTCTCAAGGTTACTCATATAAATGCCAGTGCAACCTACACCTGCACAGCTAGCAATTATCTGGGAAACACAACGAAGCAAATCCATATTCTTGTGATACAAGGAGAAGCAGCTCCTGCAACCCTGCCCCCCGCTGAGCCAGCAACACCGGAAGGTAAACATCCTTGTTCCCTTTACAGCTAATATCAGTGTGGACCACCTTGTCGATGATACATTTCTTATTGTACACCAAACCAAAGTGCTGATTGAATATGTCTGCCTGTGAATAGCAGAGGACTGCCCCCTCATGGTGACGCCTTCTGAAATAGTGGTGAGATTTGGAGATCCAGCTTCAGTTAACTGCAGCACATCAGCCACAAATGCTGTGGGAATGGGCTGGGAGTCTCCAGTTGGAGGCACAGGTTTTGAACGTCCTCCTGTTGTGACTTGGATGGTTGAAAACTGGAAGACTGGACTGCAGCACCTCTCTGCTATATTACTCTGGATACTACTACTGGTGCTGAACAGTGTGATAAGGGTCCAACCGTCACTCTTTATAGTGAGTGTGCATGTACAGATCGTCATACACATCCCACAAAATATTTGGCATAGTAAAGTGATGATGTCCAATTTTTCTAACAATTCTTTGCAGTTTGTGCATACACAGTGTCAGTTCACAAGCACACTGAAAGTGCTAGATATTATTGTGTACAACACCGTGGAATAGAACAGATTTCACTTTGTTAATACTAGTAAATGCATCTGtgcatatttttattgtattgtggTTGAAGTGTGAGGGATATTCATATTATGCTTGGATTgtttttcagttaattttcttTGCTTTATCTACAGAGACTCCAGACACAGTGTCAGTCTCTGCAGTGCATCCTGGTCCGATGGTGGAGGGCACAAACTTCTATTTGAAATGTGACATCAGCAATGTAGCTCCGGTGCAGAAACTCAAAGTAAAGTGGTACCGCGACAATGAAACTGTGTCTGGGGAGATGTTTCTCGACACCAACAAAACCCCACAGAATGTGTTCTCTACCCACATTATTACCCCTGAGAGAGATTACGATGGATCACAATATAGATGTGAGGCTGAGCTGCATCTTGGACCCAACGGACCAGACTTCATCCCTACTGAAACATCAGAACCTTACACTGCTATTGTGCACTGTAAGTTTTCCATAtatctatttattattttttaacctgCTAAACACTTTGGCATGTACACATTTCAGATAAATGGTGTTTGAATGTTGTCTGTTGGGGGTGAATCTCAAGTCTTTTGCTTATTTATTCTTTTCAAATCTCACTACAGATGCCCCTCAATTCAGGGAGGGAAATTCTGTTAAGGAGATGAACCTGggtgaaaatgtgattttagaGTGCATCGCTGAGGGCAACCCTGCCCCTTTCATCCACTGGAACCTCAGCTCTGCAGCGAATTTGAAGGAGACCACTGTGGGGCGCCAGAAGATCATCACTATCACTAGAGCCACGTCTACCAACGCTGGTGTTTACATCTGTGTTGCCACGAATGAAGTTGGGACCGTGACAAGATCTGTCACACTGGTGATGAAAGGTAGGATTCCATGCAGAAATGGATGCAGTGAAGTTGTGAGTGATGTTAATGTTGCTATACACAGAAACAAGAGAAATCCTTTAttaatttatgttattttatgtcaCTTGTTTTCCAGGTTCCAGTGCATGGCACAGCATGGCCGTCATCTGGAGACTGCTTATAGCAGGgatcatcctcttcatcctcataGCCATGGTCCTTCTACACAATCACCTGAAAAACCATGGACAATATAGTTTTGTCCCTGCAAACACCAAGGATGGTTCAAATGTCCCCATGACTACTTTGTCTGAAGGGGGGACAGCTTGATTCTATGATGAAAGCTGAACTGTACTTCAAAGTTTggaaaaagagtgaaaatgtgTACAAAGGAGAGGTACCAAGAGTGAGAAAGAGAGTGAAAATGTGTACAAAGGAGAGGTACCAAGAAtgagaaaaagtgaaaatgtgtaCAAAGGAGAGGTACCAAGCGTTACATCAAGCAAAGCTATGGATGCAACAGCTGTAATAAAGCTACATATGCAATAAAATAACCATtatttttgtgctgaatttCACTCTGGAaagtttttttgtgatttttttgtgagttAAGATAAAATTTTGGACGTGTGCAATTATGTAAACTGCAGGCCTCGTGTGACACTGCTGGAGCTAAGGAAGGTGGAACAACTGTAAAATGGTACAAACAAGGCCATGATCTGTGAGGGTACATCTTGTCATGAAGACATTTGAATTCTAGATACTAATGTCAAAGTCAGCTCATACGTGCCTTCAGGTATTTCATTGTAAATCAAAGTAtttgaaaaactgcaattttgacctgatgatgatgaaagCCAATAATTAGTTGTCATAACTATCAACATGATGGTTGTGGTAGAATCCAAGAATCACAAGGCAGTAGGCCTTTTCCCCTATGAATATTTATACAAAGTTATAATTGTTCATTCATTTGCTAATATTAGTTATTAATGTCCACCATTAACTCCTTAAGCTCCACACTtcttttttgttgaaatttcaACTTAAAAATCATCTCTAAATTCATTCAGCAACCATTCCCCAAACTGCAAATTAGAGATAAAATAACCTTTCAACAGTGAGATGGTACACATTGATGTTATAATAGCCAatttccagctgctgctgagtgTTAGAAGTTCCATACAAATTTTGTGGGATTTACACAATGACATGTAAAAAGCCTCTATTTATTGCAGCTGTTATAAAATTTCTCAACTGTAACTCTACCGGATATAATACTGTAGAATTAAAGCCCAACAATCCGGCATCTCTATAGTTGTAGTAGTTTCTGACAGCCTCTTCAGTTCATATACCAGGCATGAGAACCTTTGAAAAATGACTTATATGGTCTGATACTGGTACGGGGACCTCAAGGGTGGAAGTGGAAAGCAATAATTAATATTAGTAGCAAATATTTCAAAAGGTAAGTGAAAACACTGACTGTTTGTGACACTGTGAATAGGAAAAGTTATCACCAAAGTGATTATAGTTCATCCTGAAGGGGGCATGAATGCATTTATTGGTCGTCAATCCATCTGTTAGCCAGATGCTGCTAATGGTGAAGCTATACGTCAAGCAAAATCAGAGTAATTTATGTATATTATGAGGAAACCAGTGTCCCACTGTGTTACAGCAAGGCTTTGGGAACCTAGATGGAGAGTACTGGCTCAGCCTGGAACACCTCTACTGGCTGACCAAACAGGCCCAGTATAAGTTACGGGTGGCTCTGGAGGACTGGCAGGGTCGACAGGTGTTTGCCGAGTATGACAGCTTCCACCTGGAACCAGAGAGCGACTGGTACCGACTGCGGTTAGGACAATACCACGGCAATGCGGGGGACTCCCTCTCATGGCACAACAACAAGGCCTTCACCACTTTGGATCGAGACAAGGACGGCTACACAGGTCTGCTCCTCCTCTGGCCCTGTTGTTAGCACTCTGCTGTATGGCGACTTTTCCTGTCAATAAATTATTCTGTTCCTCTGTTGTGTCATCAGGTAACTGTGCTCATTACCAGAAGGGAGGCTGGTGGTATCACATGTGTGCCCACTCCAATCTGAACGTGTGTGTGGTATCGAGGTGGACACTATCGAAGCCGCTACCAGGATGGGGTCTACTGGGCAGAGTTCCACGGAGGGTCCTACTCCCTCAAAAGAGTTTCCATGATGATCAAACCCACATAACATGCCATTATGAACATGTGGGAACTAAACATATAATGTGGATAAATCTCACATATATGTAAAAAGAATCAAGCAATGTCTGCCCTTCAATGTCTGTTTGAAAGATAGTCTTTGCATGAATCCAGTCAGTGAAACTGGAGAATGACTAAGATGTACCGAGTTAACAAATCTGCTCTCTGTGTTGCAATTTCCTGTCAAAAACCTGATGTTTTTCAACTTGCAATGCACTTTTCAataaaaaagatgtgaaattagTTCCTTTATGACTTTTAGAAACACTTTTGAAAACATACAGTGAGTGACAACACAAAGTATGGGAGGGGACAACATATCATGCACAGTTGGTGCACAAAAAACTGAATGTGGTCATGGTTTCGTATTTCCGCTTTATCACTTTCCTGTTCATCTGGGCGTTGAGTGTTTCCAGTAGCGCTGTATTTTTCTACCTAAGCTTGTGCAACGGCCAGCAGCATCCTGGGCCAACACTGAGCCAGGTTTGATCTAATACGGATCTTTGAGCTGGACGTCCTCTGGACCATCCTGAAACACGCCTCACCTCGTCCATCCacctccttcctctttggtctgatTCAGCATGCTGCCTCTGAGGATGCTGGGCATTGGCCTGCTCATGCTTTCACTGTGTGGTGAGTGATAATGACGCTCTACAATGGGTCTGCAttgattttaaatgttgtaTGCTATTTTATTCCACATCTAGAGATAAATACGTGGTTAGTTTTGTTGCTTGCTTTTAGTTTCACTTGCTCCTTGTGTTGCCCGCCATGGAACCCACAGAGCCGTAtgctagaaaataaaatgatagaaaacattttcctttttgtgtgacttttagaGGAATGTAAAGGAAGACAACATGCTGAAAACTGTCATGGACATAACATTTGGCTTTTTAACAGAGTAAAATGGAACAGGCAAAAGAATAAACTTGAAATATGAATTTGGGAGCGGTAGGTGGCATCATGCTTgaggtgttaaaaaaaaacaaaaaaaacttccgCTGTAATATCACTTGACAATAAAAATCGCATTGAGTAGGTGTGGTGATGGACTGCATATAAACATGAGGAtcacacaatttttttaaaagttaaaatctaataacccccccccccaaaaaaaaaaaaaagaaagaaaaaaaggtatATGTAACTTCTTACTTTCTGCTGAGAATGTGAGTATTAGTGATAGTTTTAATGGAGCAATGGTAAAGTCTGGTGAGACAAGATAGCAGATTTGGCGGTTTAGCTCCCTTATTACTGGAAACTGTCTGAACATGACAGCGTGCTGCGGCCATAAATCAAGCATAAGTGAGCACAAGCACGAGTGAGCCACCAGAGTGCAGCAGAGTCTGTTTTAAATAACTCTTCGTCTGTCCACAGATGCAGACACTGCATGCCCTGAAAAGCTCAGCCTGGATCCTCCTGAGATCATAGAAGAATATGGAACTGAAGTCTTTGTAAACTGTACCAGCACTGTTGAGCATAATGGGATGTACTGGATGGTTAGAAATAAAAGCTTTGACATCGAGCTGGAAGAAAACGTTACTGGCCAATCAGTGTTGCTGTCAGACTGGGATGTGACAGCAGAGTGCAAAATAATGTTgaaggaatctcatgagtgcagCAAAGAGCTTGAAATGACTATTTACAGTAAGTGTAATTTCAAATGAATACAGTGCATTTGAAAGAATAATCATAGAAAATGTGTTCATGTtcctgacttttgtcatttttgtcaacaGAGAATCCAGAAGTCATTCATTCGATAAAGCGTGTACGTCCAACACCAAAAGAGACACACTACGACCTGGATTGTGATACCATCAACGTTGCTCCTGTTCAGAACCTCACTGTGAAGTGGTACAAAAACGATGAACTCTTAGACACAAACTTTTTTAAGGACGAGACCAAAACACCAGTGAATGTGTCTTCTCCCCTCTTAATCACCGTCAACAGAGGGGAAGAAGTTCAGATGAGGTGTGAGGCTCAGCTGAACTTTGTGACACATGGTCTACAGCTTCCTGTTATTTCTCAAACATTCAATCTTTCGGCACAATGTAAGTACACAACCTGTTGTATTCAGTTTAgatcccaaaaaacaaaacttggtTTATTCATCTATGTatttgaataataaaaaaaatctatatttgtAACTTTAGATCCTCCTGAGCTCAATCCAGAAGAAGAAACTGTGTCCATCTTTGTACTTCAGGATGAAGATATTACCCTGAACTGTCCAGCTGAGGGGAACCCACCGCCTGTCTTTCGTTGGACCTATGATGGGATGACTATGGCAGAGAGCTCAAACACTCTCAAGGTTACTCATATAAATGCCAGTGCAAACTGCACCTGCACAGCTAGCAATTATCTGGGAAACACAACGAAGCAAAtccatattcttgtgaaacaaGGAGAAGCAGCTCATGCAACCCTGCCCCCCGCTGAGCCAGCAACACCGGAAGGTAAACATCCTTGTTCCCTTTACAGCTAATATCAGTGTGGACCACCTTGTTGATGATACATTTCTTATTGTACACCAAACCAAAGTGCTGATTGAATATGTCTGCCTGTGAATAGCAGAGGACTGCCCCCTCACGGTGACGCCTTCTGAAATAGTGGTGAGATTTGGAGATCCAGCTTCAGTTAACTGTAGCACATCAGCCACAGATGCTGTGGGAATGGGCTGGGAGTCTCCAGTTGGAGGCACAGGTTTTGAACGTCCTCCTGTTGTGACTTGGATGGTTGAAAAACTGGAAGACTGGACTGCAGCACCTCTCTGCTATATTACTCTGAATACTACTACTGGTACTGAACAGTGTAATAAGAGTTCAACCGTCACTCTTTATAGTGAGTGCGCATCTACAGATCGTCATACACATCCCACAAAATATTTGGCATAGTAAAGTGATGATGTCCAATTTTTCTAACAATTCTTTGCAGTTTGTGCATACACAGTGTCAGTTCACAAGCACACGGAAAGTGCTAGATATTATTGTGTACAACACCGTGGAATAGAACAGATTTCACTTTGTTAATGCTAGTAAATGCATCTGtgcatatttttattgtattgtggTTGAAGTGTGAGGGATATTCATATTATGCTTGGATTgttttcagttaattttcttTGCTTTATCTACAGAGACTCCAGACACAGTGTCAGTCTCTGCAGTGCAGTCTGGTCCGATGGTGGAGGGCACAAACTTCCATTTGAAATGTGACATCAGCAATGTAGCTCCGGTGCAGAAACTCAAAGTAAAGTGGTACCGCGACAATGAAACTGTGTCTGGGGAGATGTTTCTCGACACCAACAAAACCCCACAGAATGTGTTCTCTACCCACATTATTACCCCTGAGAGAGATTACGATGGATCACAATATAGATGTGAGGCTGAGCTGCATCTTGGACCCAACGGACCAGACGTCATCCCTACTGAGATATCAGAACCTTACACTGCTATTGTGCACTGTAAGTTTTCCATATATCTTTCACCTGCTAAACACTTTTGCATATACACATTTCAGATAAATCTGTAATGATGTTCTCTTGTAGATAAGCCGTTCATCAAAGCTTGTCCAAGCAGCTACACTGCTGTGGAAGACCAGCTCAGTATGGACATGTTGCCCTGTTCAGCTGGAGGAAACCCTCCACCTACTGTTCAGTGGTACCATCAGGGTAAACTGATCAATTCATCTGAGCCACTCACCAGGTTTGACACAGGAAAGTACACAGCTGAAATTAGAAATATCCTTGGCAGTGTCAGCACCTCTGTTGAAATCACCATTGAATGTGAGTGCATCCTCTGGCTGATTGTATATTTCATTACAATATAGATCATCAGTACACATAATTGTCTGTGATTCCCACATGCATGATACTGAAGAGATTTATGAGAAGTTTATATTTACTCTGAAAACCATACTGATGCTATGTTCATAGATAAACCCTTTTTTGAGTGCATGGACCACTATAAGATTGAAATGAACGTTGGATCCCAAACCAAGTGTGAACCAAAGGGAAATCCTGCACCCACCATCACATGGTTTAAAGATGGAAAACTTGTGAATTCCCCACTGCGCTGGACAAATCATGATAGTGGAAACTACTCACTCAAAGCGGCCAACAAGCATGGGACAGCCGAACACGCTGTATATCTTGATGTTTTGTGtaagatttaattttcagaaTTGCATAAATGGTGTTTGAATGTTGTCTGTTGGGGGTGAATCTCAAGTCTTTTGCtcatttattcttttcaaaTCTCACTACAGATGCCCCTCAATTCAAGGAGGGAAATTCCACCAAGGAGATGAGCCTGGGTGAAAATGTGACTTTAGAGTGCAGTGCTGAGGGCAACCCTGCCCCTTTCATCCACTGGAACCTCAGCTCTGCAGCGAATTTGAAGGAGACCACTGTGGGGCGCCAGAAGATCATCACTATCACTAGAGCCACGTCTACCAACGCTGGTGTTTACATCTGTGTTGCCACGAATGAAGTTGGGACCGTGACAAGATCTGTCACACTGGTGATGAAAGGTAGGATTCCATGCAGAAATGGATGCAGTGAAGTTGTGAGTGATGTTAATGTTGCTATACACAGAAACAAGAGAAATCCTTTAttaatttatgttattttatgtcaCTTGTTTTCCAGGTTCCAATGCCGCCCCCATGGCCGTCATCTGGGGACTGCTTATAGCAGGGATCATCCTCTTCACCCTCATAGCCATGGTCCTTCTACACAACCACCAGAAAAAACATGGAGAATATAGTTTTCTCCCTGCAAACACCAAGGATTCAAACGTCCCCATGACTACTTTGTCTGAAGGGGGGAAAGCTTGATTATATGATGAAAGCTGAACTGTACTTCAAAGTTTGGAAAAAGAGTGAAAATCTGTACAAAGGAGAGGTACCAAGAGTGAgaaagagagtgaaaatatgTACAAAGGAGAGGTACCATGAGtgagaaaaagagtgaaaatgtgTACAAAGGAGAGGTACCAAGAGTGAGAACAAGCAAAGTTGTAGATGAAGCAGCTGTAATAAAGCTACATATGCAATAAAATAACCATTACTTTAAACTGAGTTTCAGTTTGGAaagttttttgtgatttttctggtgAGTTAAGATAAAATTTTGGACGTGTACAACTATGTAAACTGCAGGCCTCATGTGACAGGAAGGGGGAAAACCTGAAATAGGGGGTAACCATGATGACTGATGTTGATTAGAAAGCAAAAATGCTGCACCCTATTCCCTGCTCAGCTCTTCAGTATGAGTAATTCATGACTTGCAACGTGTTATGTGAATACCTAAACCTGCCAGTGTGTTTTAGCATCAGCTGATGAGGACAATGTGTGATGATTGATGATGATCCAAGATATCATTCAAGTGCGTAAATCTGATGCTTCGCCAGGGCGTATAACATttctggccaaaaaaaaactgctcagggATACTTTTTTAGTCAGGGAGATAGCTATTCATAAACCAGgacagaaaagagcaaaacaaaaacttaaTTTAAACCCCAGAATGAGGCACAGCCAACTGGTTAGGCTCGTGTGTAGTTCGGCGCGCTGTCCCTTTAAGACTTAGGATTTGGGAGTGACGCGGATGCGAAAGCTAGTTAGTCCCTGTTTCCTTCGCTATGAAAAATATTTGGACAAACTGGACTAACGACTTCCATCCTAAGTTAATTAGTTAATTATGATGCTGATTCACATTATTCGTTAAAGAAGCAAAAAGCGCAGCGCGTCGTGGTTGGCGACTTATTTATCACGTCGGGATTATTCTCGCCAGGGCCGAGCTGCTGGGATAACTTTGGAGAAGTTCTTTGTATTCGGGATAGTCACACAGCTTGGCCGACAAGCTGAACATGGATTGGGGAACAGAGCTTTGGGTGAGTCCCTCATCTGGCTCGCTtgtaaattcataaaaaaataaataaaaatccaaatTCCGGATGGCGATGGTGCGCGCTGGGAAAGTGGCACCTCCAGTGAGGAATAAGAAATGTCTGGAGAAGCGGTGAAACGCTGCCTCCAACTACCCGCTTGTGTTTGCAGAACGGTGCATTCACGAACACTGTGCCATTTTCGGAACGTTTTCTTGTAGTTTCAGCTGAAACAAAGAGTGAACCCAACATGTTGCTCAGATGGAAAGTGAAGCTTCATCCTGGACGTTTGCGCGGATAGATTGGCTTCTGTTTGGATCTTTGGTGTTTACCACAACCCTTTTCTCTCCTTGTTCTTCTAATTTAAGTCACCTACTTTTTTTTCTATCACACTTAGACAGAAACAAATTGGACAGCAGGTTCTGATCATATGACCTGGACAGGCTCTTAACAGCAATGATAAGTGTCCACATGCTTAAGAAAAACGCTGccaaaatacaatttattctGTACATGGAggggttttttttaactgcagagGTGGATTGTACCCAGTGGGATGCTTCACTGTTTACAGTTTGACACACCTTGCTTCCATAGAGATGGGATCAGATAGTGTGATTTACCTTGGCAACAACAAGCTTCTTCGCTGATAAAGCGCATTATGTTTCTACTTTTGTGGCAAACCGCGTGCTGATTTCAAGAGATTTCCATGAGATAGGGTGCTGTGGTCGACTGGCTGTTTATATAAATAGATTTGCAGGGATGTGAGTTTTCTTAGCCTCAGTTGACCTATATAGAATAGTTTGTGAAATAGCAAACTGTAAACCCGACGTGGATGTAAAAGCAGTGACGGTTTCCAGAACCTAAACAAACCCTTTTGTCATACGTGCACATTCTCATGGAACCTGTAAAAATGGAACATTTCTAAGATGAGGATAGGGAGGTTGTGACCTCATTACAGTGTCCCCCTAGGCCTCTTACCCCGTCCCTTTTCTGTCCTACGAGCTGGTGCAACAGCCTAATTAGTTTTGCCCTACTTTGATTGATTCAGAGAAACATCCGTACCTCAGTATTTCAGAGGCTCTGTCTCCGTACGAGTCTTTCCTGTTCCGTCGCATGATGCAGTTTTTCAGCTTGTAGAGGAATTTCTCTGCACAAAAGCCAGTATCCTGCAGTCAGCTGTTTTGATATAACAGTGATTTCATTCACGGTTTTTGTACAGTCTGTGCCTATGGTTGCAGCCTCACCTATCTGGTTAGACAAAGCCCTGCAGACATAATTGGTTCTGTTAATGTTTAGCCCTCAGCCAAG
This window harbors:
- the LOC110965553 gene encoding hemicentin-1 isoform X9: MLPLRMLGIGLLMLSLCDADTACPEKLSLDPPEIIEEYGTEVFVNCTSTVEHDGMYWIVRNKSFHIELEENFISQSVLLSDWDVTAECKIMLNESHECSKELEMTIYKNPEVIHSIKRVRPTPKETQYDLDCDTINVAPVQNLTVKWYKNDELLDTNFFKDKTKTPVNVSSPLLITVNRGEEVQMRCEAQLNFVTHGLQLPVISQTFNLSAQYPPELNPEEETESIFVLQDDDITLNCPAEGNPPPVFRWTYDGMTMAESSNTLKVTHINASATYTCTASNYLGNTTKQIHIHVKQGEAAPATLPPAEPATPEEDCPLMVTPSEIVVRFGDPASVNCSTSATNAVGMGWESPVGGTGFEHPPVVTWMVEKLEDWTAAPLCYITLDTTTGAEQCDKSPTVTLYKTPDTVSVSAVQSGPMVEGTNFHLKCDISNVAPVQKLKVKWYRDNETVSGEMFLDTNKTPQNVFSTHIITPERDYDGSQYRCEAELHLGPNGPDVIPTEISEPYTAIVHYKPFIKACPSSYTAVEDQLSMDMLPCSAGGNPPPTVQWYHQGKLINSSEPLTRFDTGKYTAEIRNILGSVSTSVEITIEYKPFFECMDHYKIEMNVGSQTKCEPKGNPAPTITWFKDGKLVNSPLRWTNHDSGNYSLKAANKHGTAEHAVYLDVLYAPQFKEGNSTKEMSLGENVTLECSAEGNPAPFIHWNLSSAANLKETTVGRQKIITITRATSTNAGVYICVATNEVGTVTRSVTLVMKGSNAAPMAVIWGLLIAGIILFTLIAMVLLHNHQKKHGEYSFLPANTKDSNVPMTTLSEGGKA
- the LOC110965553 gene encoding hemicentin-1 isoform X1, producing the protein MLPLRMLGIGLLMLSLCDADTACPEKLSLDPPEIIEEYGTEVFVNCTSTVEHDGMYWIVRNKSFHIELEENFISQSVLLSDWDVTAECKIMLNESHECSKELEMTIYKNPEVIHSIKRVRPTPKETQYDLDCDTINVAPVQNLTVKWYKNDELLDTNFFKDKTKTPVNVSSPLLITVNRGEEVQMRCEAQLNFVTHGLQLPVISQTFNLSAQYPPELNPEEETESIFVLQDDDITLNCPAEGNPPPVFRWTYDGMTMAESSNTLKVTHINASATYTCTASNYLGNTTKQIHIHVKQGEAAPATLPPAEPATPEAEDCPLMVTPSEIVVRFGDPASVNCSTSATNAVGMGWESPVGGTGFEHPPVVTWMVEKLEDWTAAPLCYITLDTTTGAEQCDKSPTVTLYKTPDTVSVSAVQSGPMVEGTNFHLKCDISNVAPVQKLKVKWYRDNETVSGEMFLDTNKTPQNVFSTHIITPERDYDGSQYRCEAELHLGPNGPDVIPTEISEPYTAIVHYKPFIKACPSSYTAVEDQLSMDMLPCSAGGNPPPTVQWYHQGKLINSSEPLTRFDTGKYTAEIRNILGSVSTSVEITIEYKPFFECMDHYKIEMNVGSQTKCEPKGNPAPTITWFKDGKLVNSPLRWTNHDSGNYSLKAANKHGTAEHAVYLDVLYAPQFKEGNSTKEMSLGENVTLECSAEGNPAPFIHWNLSSAANLKETTVGRQKIITITRATSTNAGVYICVATNEVGTVTRSVTLVMKGSNAAPMAVIWGLLIAGIILFTLIAMVLLHNHQKKHGEYSFLPANTKDSNVPMTTLSEGGKA